The genomic stretch GTCAAGAAAGAGAGGCCATAACTCGGCATGTGGAGTTCTCTCTAGCCTAGCTTGAGGTCGGGGCCCAGTCTGATTGAGGACACATCTTGTACTTTTTGCATCTCTGGGGACAGGCAATCTTACCATTCCAGCCAGGGAAACCAGGATCTTGGGATTGGGCAGCCAAAGTTGTGTGTGTTTCCAAGAGTTTGTTCCAGGGTCGATGCTAACTCTAAGAGTCCGGGCAGACCAGGGCGTGAGGGGCAGAGTCTTAAGCGGGACCCTAGCTTTTCCAGAGTAATAAGAAATCCCTTCAAAACAGCatgatgagccgggcgtggtggtgtagcctttaatcccagcactcgggaggcagaggcaggtggattgctgtgaggtcaaggccagcctggtctacaaagcgagtctaggacagccagggctacacagagaaaccctgtctcgaaacaaacaaacaaacaaaacagcatgatGGCCTTCTCATGTCCAAAGCCAGCATCTGGTCTCAATCATCCTGTGTCCCCTTCTGGGTACCCTGAAGCCCATGGTGggagagatatgcctgcctcacAAGCTCAGGGGCCCCCATACCTGGACTGGGAAAGTTGGGCACATGGCAtagaagagtgagtgagtgagtacacACACCAGGCGCTGTATGGCACAACCGTGGAAGAGACACGCTGGAGGGAGTGTGTCAGCTATGTGAACAGCAACATGGAGAGCGCCGTGGGCTCCCTCTACATCAAGCAGGCCTTCTCCAAGGACAGCAAGGCCATGGTATGTATCCCTGACTTCAAACAGGCACTGTCTGTGGCAGCTCATGGGCTCACCCTGGGTCAGCCTCCTGGCAAGGATACCAGTCCCATCACCACCGCTCCCATCCACGGCCAGTTCAAGCCCTAGTCTCTCCCTAAATTCAGTGTCTTCCTAAAGGAATGTATATTAATACCAGTGTCCACCAAAACAGAGGGaggccaagagaaaccctgccctggGTGCTTCTGACCGTGAGCACCAGCCCTGGACCCTGTTAGGCAGGCCCTTGGGAAAGGCGCAGGCCACGTGGGTTCTGAGACCAGGGAAAAGCAAGCTTCCAAGCTGCCTGGGAGAGTCCAGCGCTGAGCCACAATGGCCACCCACATCAATGCCACATTTTCCCAGGAGGCCAGGCCAGGGGCAGTATTGCCCTTCCCCCTCCTAAAGGTGTCCTAGACCAAGCCTGGGACGCTAGTCACGCCCTCTAGGACATAAGGATGCACACTCCCTCAGGTCAGAGAGCTGATTGACAAGGTAAGATCCGTGTTTGTGGATACCTTGGATGAGCTGACCTGGATGGACGAGGACTCTAAGAAGAAAGCCCAGGAAAAGGTGATAACCCTGGAGGGGTTCCCACGGCCTGGACCTGCGGCTGGAGGTCTAGCCCTAGTGGGAGGGAAGCTGGAACAGAAGAGGGGGCACCCTGCGGTCTGAGGCTAGGGCTTGTTTTAAGTTCCTCTGGGCCCAGTGACAAGGCAGTCACTCGACTCCCGAGCATCCATAGAGAGCCCCACCCACGTGTCTGGTTCTGAAAGCTGACAGAGGGAACATGGCTGCCACCCCCCTTACCCACACGGCAGGGGGCAGAGCCAGCATGTGGGGCAAGGGGACCCCCTCAACCCATGGTGGGCGGCGTTAGCAGGCCTTCCTCTATGCTCAGGCCATGAACATCCGGGAGCAGATCGGCTACCCTGACTACATTTTGGACGAACACAACAAGCACCTGGATGAGGAATATTCCAGTGTGCGTACCACTCAGTGCGCTGCCCGCCCCGACCCCGCcgcccatcccccatccccaccctccaccccgtCCCCTGCTCTGAGCCACCCCTGGGGAAGGAGGGGGCACTCCCTGTAAGGCCTCCTCTTGTTCTCTTTGTAGTTCACTCAGCCACACCCCTACCCTGGAGTGGCTCTAACCTCACCATGCTaacaggtggggaaactgaggcacagagaaactAAGATTTCTGAAAGTCACATGAAATGTTCAGAGCCAGGACACCCTTCCCCACTTGCCTCCTCCAGGAGCCTGAGGGCGACACGCCAGCTCGCCCACGGGTCTTGAGACCCTTCCCCAACCCTCAACCCTTCCTCTAACACTCTTGAAGACTCAGCCAGCTTGAGTGCCAGCCATGTCAGACTCTTGTCTTCTTGTAGCTGACTTTCTCAGAGAACCTGTATTTTGAGAACGGGCTTCAGAACCTCAAGGCCAGTGCCCAGAGGAGCCTCAAGAAACTTCGGGAAAAGGTGGACAAAAATCTGTGAGTAGAGCAGCCTTCTGGTTAGCCTGGCATGCAGGACTTCTCTACTGGCTAGGGGCGGCAACAAGAGTGTGTCCTGACGCCAGCTGAAGAGGACACTAGACCTaaaccctcctcctccccagcatcCTCTGCTTTGGGGGCCTCAGAGAGGAAGCAGGCCTTGGGATTGGCTTAGGATGTTGCCCTAGCTGGCCACTGGGCCACAGGCCTCTTCAGGGCAGAGTCTTGTCAGCCAGGGCAGAGGGAACTTAGGGAGTGTCCTGGCAGATGTGGACTCCAAATGACCAGTGTATTTACCACAGCTGGATCATCGGGGCTGCGGTGGTCAATGCATTCTACTCCCCAAACAGAAACCAGATCGGTAAGCCCACCTTGCCCCAACAGCACCAGAGCACAGCGCCTCGCCCTTGCTCAGGAAACGCCATCTAAAGAGGAGTGGGCTCCAGGTTATTTTTGTGTGTTGCCCCGTGGCCCACCTCAAGGGTGTAGGTTgggagggacacagaggaagcagcagagaacatttattattattattattattattattattattattattattattattattattattattttgagaaggCAGCAGTAGGCAAAAGAAATGGAGCACGGACCCTCAGCCCAGCACTCCCATTGTGGTCTCTGACCCTGTTTCCTTGTCCATGCACTGAGCAGGGAGACCTAACTTCCTAGGCCCAGTGGAGGTGGGTACCCAAGCCCGCACACAGAGGTGCCCACTCACAGGCCATCTCTGTCGCCCACTGGGGGACAGTGTTCCCAGCAGGgattctccagcccccattcttCAGCAAGGAGCAGCcacaggccttgaactttggGGGCATCGGGATGGTGATCGGGCACGAGATAACACACGGCTTCGATGATAACGGTAAGAGGGGCATATGGGGCGCCCCACCCACCGAGCCGCCTAGGGGCCATCCATTCAATCTCTTTGTGGCTTAGTTGTGCGAGGCCCTGCCTGCTCTACATGCCTGGAGGGACTGCCCTGTTTGACTCTTCGGGCCTTACACCACCTATGATGTCACAGCTGCTTTTCCCATGGGGCCTCAGCCAGCAGGGTCATATGAGGGTAGCCATGTGCCCCCTCATGTTCATTTACATCAGCTAAATTTGAGACTGCTGGTCCTGACTTGAGGAgcaaggatggggtggggggcatggaAGCTCTCGTGAGCAGCCCCCAACATGGTGATGCGAGCTCGGAActccagctgctggaggaaggTCCTAAGCATCCGAGCACTGAGCTGGCAATGAAAGCCGCGTGCACATCCTCTGCTCCTGTGCAGGTCGGAACTTCGACAAGAACGGCAACATGCTGGACTGGTGGAGCAACTTCTCCGCCCAGCACTTCCGACAGCAGTCGGAGTGCATGATCTACCAGTATGGAAACTTTTCTTGGGAACTAGCAGACAACCAGAACGTAAGCATGGCCCCCAGCACTGCAGCGGCCCCACAccaggccccagccccagccccatagCCCCAGCACAGCAGCGGCCCCGCACCCGGCCCCAGCCCCATGGGACAAGAGGGGGCCAAGGCCAGGCTGACCGCCCCCCAACCTTGTGGCCCCAGCCCTAGCCCCATGGCCCCAGCACAGCAGCAGCCCTGCACCTAGTCCCAGCCCCATGGGACAGGAGGAGGCTAGGTCCAGGCTGACCCGCCCCTACCCTGTCTCTTTTATGCAGGTGAATGGGTTCAGCACCCTCGGGGAGAACATCGCCGACAATGGTGGGGTGCGACAGGCGTACAAGGTGGGACCCtagcagaggccttggagggggTTGGTGTAATCTCTGCATTGACAGGGCAATGCCCAAACTGGGGCTCtgtcctaaaaaaacaaaacaaaaccctccattTGGATCGAAGAGGACGCAGAGACCCACATACAATGGCACTCAACCATTTCCCGCACTTGAGTTGGTGTAGGAACCATTTTTATCTCGTGATGAGTATTCTCCATAGATATGGCATGGCCACGGCCTCGGCAGCCCACGACCTCAGGGATAGAGGGCACCAGGTGGCAGAAGCCCATAGTCTGGCTGAGGGTCCCACAGAGCCCTACTGCATAGGTCTGAAGAGGGCTGGCTTTTACGCAGTGGCCCTAGGCTTGGGAGGCAGGGCATCCCATCCACCGCGGGCAGGCCCTGGAGCCAGACCCTTCTTCACGCGGCTCTCTAGAAGCCTGGCACCACAGCGCTATAGCCCCAGCCCCAATCTGGTGCTCGCAGGCTTACCTACAGTGGCTGGCCGAAGGTGGCAAAGACCAGCGGCTGCCGGGACTGAACCTGACCTACGCCCAGCTTTTCTTTGTCAACTATGCCCAGGTAACCACTAGTGGTGACCTAGACCTGGTCCCTCCTCTCACAGGTTTGGAGGGGCCCACCATAGGGCACCCCCCAAGGGCACCATGAGCATGTGCCATGCCCTAAAACCAGAGCCAGTAGGCCTGGCAGGCTTCCTGCATAAAAACTAAAGCTGATGACTGGGAGCCATCAGATGTGGAGGGAGCAAAGAGCCTGGTCCTGCAAACAGCAGGGTGGGCTAGTTAAGGACTCCTTTACTGCAAAGGGCGCTGCTCCAGACCTCAGGCGAGTAACCAGGCCACCTATGCACCTCTAGGTGTGGTGTGGGTCCTACAGGCCTGAGTTCGCCCTCCAATCCATCAAGACAGACGCCCACAGCCCTCTAAAGTACAGGCAAGTGTGTAGTTCCCAAGCAGGCATATGTGCCCACCTCCTGCCCTGGGCCCCTCCCCACATCTCAGACCTCCTTGGACTTGCTGGTCCACAGGGTGCTGGGCTCGCTACAGAACCTGGCAGCCTTCTCTGAGGCGTTCCACTGCCCGCAAGGCAGCCTCATGCACCCCAAGAAGCGATGTCGCATCTGGTAGCCAAGGCTGAGCTATGCCGCGGCCCACGCCCCGCCACCCAGAGGCTTCGCGAAAGGTGCAGCAGGCAGAGATGTGCAAGTCCTTGCCTGAAGGCCACTGGAGCCACCAGCCCTCTGCGCCCAGCCCAGAGCGCGGCCACCTGCCCACATCTGGCATGAGTGGTGCCTGGTCCTGCGCCCCCTTCAGGCCAGTGAGGGTCACGAGCCCTGTAGGAGCTGTCTGCTGTCTTCCACCCTCTCCGTAGCTAAATGTTTCAGACTTGAGCTAAGTAAACGCTTCAAAGAAGACTTTGCATTGCTCATGTAGGCGGCAGGCGGGTGGTCAAGTGGAAGGGTTGGGTAACCCGTGTCCAGTGGCAGAATGGGCTCAAGCCCAGCCTCCCCGAATCCTGGTGCTAGGAATGCTGAAGAGACCAGGATGTCCCTAGAGGCAACCCTTCAGTGGGCTCGGCTTCCAGGCCTGGGCCTGATCTATGTCCTGGTGACTCGAGTCAGTACCTGGCAGAGGGACCTGGAGAGGTGGGGATCAAAGGTGGaatatggaagccagagatggTCTAGATTGCAAAGGGGGCCACGGTCCGCTGTTTGCAGATGGTGACTGGGTACAGGGAGGACATCAAGGTAGACACTGCAGTCACCCTAGCTTGGTCTTGGAAAATGCTAAGCTGGTCCTCAGAGCCTGCCAAAAGGGAGATCCCTTGAAAAGGGGAAGCCCGAAGTGGTAGGGCATCTGGGGTTCTGTTTAAGACCCCGGGGAGACAGACATGCTGGGCCTGACCCAGGCTTCTCCCAGGACAGCACCAACCACTCAGATCGGGAAAGGGTTcctcgtgttttttttttttttttaatttatttttatgtatatgagtgctctatctacatgtatacctgcatgccagaagaggggattatAGGgttaagatggttgtgagccaccatgtggttgctgggaattgaactcagaacctccagaagagcagacagtgctcttagccactgagccatctctccagccccggttcCTCGTGTTTTATCTGCCATCTCGTCTCTGCTCCCAGTTAGCTTCCAGCCTCCCACCACAGACACAAGCAGACACCTGCCCCCGAGTCCCCACAACTGGGCTCCATGTGGGGGCTGCGGCCAGAGTGCTACCAAACCCTTCTCTCCACATCCGCAGCCTGCCTCCATGTCCTCAAGCAAAGCAGGCTACAGTGTTAGGTCACCTTGGAGGGAAATGACACGGTTGTCCCTGGGGTCCTCCCATAACCAAGGCCTCAAGTCTGTCCTCTAGGAAGACGACACTTTGGACGCCCCTACTACCTGAAAGGACCAACAGTACGGTAGGAACTGCAGAGGGCGCCGAGTGGGAAAACAGTAAAGGCACGCACTGCCCAGGGCCTGCACTTTAATGGCTCATTGCTGTCCAAAGATGAACAGGGCCCAGCGTCCTGGCCCAGGGGATCCACGGTGATTCTTTCTACTCCAAATAAATGCAAGGTTGCAGATGCCTCCGGGTGTCACATGTCACCTCCCACAAACCTCTTCATCGCACTGTGGAGACAACAGGGATCCTGTCAGCCTAATGACATTCCTCAGAGACCAAGAGCAGCGGTGCCCACTACCCAAATAGAAAAGGCATGCTCGGCACAGGAAGCAGCCTGACGCGTGCGTCACTCGCTTTCATTCGGAGAACAGGAGGAGGGACACCAGAACCTGACAGAGGAGACACCTAGGACACAGCCCAGCCATCCTCAACCCACAGTGGGGCCCTGCTTTGCCTGCCCACTGGCCTCATTGCCCGTCCACCTTTTAAACCTATTGCCCTCTAGAAGCAGAGTCAGAGAGATGCAGCTACATCCCAAGGCTGGCAAcacagaatattatataaatCCCAGAAGGCTACGGCGCAGCTCCTGGCCATGCCAACCGCTGTCCCAAAGGGAGATAGATATATACACGCTCAGGGGTAGGTACCAAGCAGTGTTTCCCAAGGCCTCTGCTCACCTGGGGTGGCTTGCTGGAGCAAACCTCTGCCGAGATGCCCAAGGCCTGCAAGATGTCCTCTTGGGGAACATAGTCACCTGGGGACTTCTGGATGAAGTGTAGCAGGACTTTGTCACCACCTGTAGCCACACGCAGGGAGTCAAGTTGCCTGTATCTTGCATCCATGTGCCAGGAAGAGAAGTCCACTAGCCAAGCCAAGCAGCCCAATAACACCCTCCAGGCACCCAAAACCAGAGGTGGAGAGCTGTGAGGACATGGACCACTAAGATGGGCAAGacgggctgggcggtggtggcgcacgcctttaatcccagcactcaggaggcagaggcaggtggatcgatgtgagttcaaggccagcctggtctacaaagcaaatccaggacagccaaggctacacagagagaccctgtctcaaaaaacaacaacaacaacaacaaaaaatggccCACCTTTGCTGACCACCAGCAGCCCTCCACTCTGCAGTAGGTCCCCAGACAGGTTTCCCTGGATACCAGCAGCCTTAGCCTGGAAAGGCAAGAGCGGGACCCAGGCCCGTCTCAGAGGGAGGTCCCCAAGGGTTCCCACAACCCTCTCACCTTCTCGCCGTGTTATCATCTTGGCCGCCACAAACCTTGGAGGCTACATCGCGCACAGGTTTTCCCAGGGCAGCTGGCAGAATGCTTAAGCTGTTGTACCTATAAAGGGACAGGACCCCGAGTCCCCGTTCTGACGGAGCAGGGTGCCCATGCCTGCTTCCACTGTCTGGCCCCACACCCACTCATCTTCCCTGGGCTCAGCCAGATCAGCAACCAGCCTAACAAGGAGGCTCTATAGAAGCCCTGTGAcggcccccaccaccaccccacccccaggccaaATGCAGCTGGCCCGGGGCTCCTGGAGATGTGGTAGAGTGTGGGGACTGAGCTCCAAGCTGGGTGTGCCCAGGGACGGGGCTCAGCAGGCACTGCCCATCGGGACAGGCAGTccgtggcaggagagaactgaaaTGGGCTCCAAGGCCGTCCTTGTTAATGAAACTGCAGACTGCTGAGGGTAGGCCTGGCTCGGACCGACACCCATGAGAAGACCCCAAAGAAGAGCTAGCTGAAGCTGCCCATGCCACCAGAGTTGGTGTCCGTGGGACAAGCTGAACCACAGAACAGAGGGTGGCAGCAAGAAGACGTGTAAGAGACCAGCGTCCCTGACTAGACACATGCTCCCACTCACCGCTTGAAGCCCAGCTCCTTATAGAATTGCTTGCTCTCATCAAGATAGAGTTCTAGAAAGGAAAGCCACAGTTATGTGTGCCGGGCTTCCTACATTCCGCCCTCCACGTATTGTGTCCCACTCAACCCACCCAAGCCAGAGAAGCAAAGCAGGATTGAATGTCGCAGCTGCTTAACCGGGAAGCTCAGCACTCACTGGGACTTTGCCACTAGGTCTGGGCGCCAGCCAGTGCACAGGCTGGAGCCTGGGCAGGGAAGAGCTTGAAGGTGCTGACACATGAATGTGTTCCTGTTGGGCCTGGGAAGGGATGGCAAGGGTTGGGCAGAGAGGTCAGCCCAGGCTCGGAGTCTGGGAAGAGTCGAACCTCCTGAGAAGTAACCACCGTCCAGAAACTCCTGCAGACCCAGGGTCTCAGGCCCCACGCCCACTAGGCGCACATCGTGTTGGTCCAGGAAGCCCCGGAGGTTGCTGAGGTCCTGGGCGATCCAACGGCACACCATGCAACCAAAGCGTCGCAGACCGGCCACCACACACGCTTTGTCCTGCCATAGGCTCCGCAGCTCCACGGCCTGCAGAATGGATCGGTCAGGGGGCTTGGACTcacctcccccccgccccccgcgcgcCCTCCGACCCAATGCCGGGCAGCCTCGTATGTGacttaaaaacacttaaaagcgTGCTGCTTTAAGATTCGTAGCCTGAATGGTCCTCCTGGTGGTGTCTCTGTGGACCATCAGCTGTACCCACGCTCAGCGTGCGCACCCAGGGAGGGGGATGCGGGTAGGGGGTCCTCAGGACCTCCACTCCAGCCCACTTGAATTGCCAGAGCACCGGGCCAGGTGCTAAAGGGCTTTCTCCGCCCTGCGCCTCACCTCCCCGGTCACTGCATGCTTCAAGACACACGCCCCTACGCGACCAAGGTCCAGCGCACTCATGGCCTCCTCGGTCCCAGTCTGCTCGGCGATCCCTACTCGCGGACCCACGGAGGCTCCCTCGGTCAGGAGCAGCCTTCTCGCCCCGCCCATGCCCTGCCCACAATCCCGCCCCAGTCCTGGAGGGCTGCACCGCCTCCTGGGGTCCGGATCTCGGGGCCACGCGCTCGTCCCGCCCCAGACTCCGCCCCGGACATCTCATCGCACACACTCCCTCCACCCCTCGCTGCAGATCCCTCCGCCTTAGCGGAGAAGGAactgggttatttatttatttatttatttatttatttatttatttatttatttatttatttatttagcacaaGCCCTTTGGCCAATGGCATGACAGGTGACGCTTAACGGACTTCCGCAAGCGATGCGCTTGCACGAAATGCGTTTTGCACCGCCTTCCGCTAAGGTCTGGCGTTGCCTACCTGTGCAGCGTGGCGGTGCCTATTGGAGTCAAAAGATGAGGTAGCGAAACGAACTCAGGAGTCGCCAGTGTGCGCAACAGTAGGGCAGCGGCACTTACAGGAGCGAAAGGACCAGCCTTTCCAAGTCTGGGTTCCTGCTTAGAAAATTCCCAGGGTCAAAACCTTCCGACTTCCGTCATAAGTTACCGTTTCCTGCTGTGTTTGTGTCAGCTTTTAAACCAAGGACTCAAAACAACCCAAAGGAACAGAACAGCTCACAGCACTCTCCCGTTGGAAAAGTGCAGAGCTCGGGGGATACACTTATCCTGTCCTTTCCTCACTAAGCCCTGGGATGCTTCCCAGTGCAAGTTCCGGGCCTGTTTGACTGGAGTTGGGTAACACTTGGGCAGTAGGTCTTTTGCCCCTGGAGCTGGCGCTATCCCGAGGCCCACAGACAGATGCAGAGGCTGCGAAAGGAAGAGGGTCACCCCAAGATCCCCCCACCCCGTAAGGCTGACGGTGCAGGGAGGAAGTCAGGGACCATGCCTCTATGTCAAAAGGGGTAgaggtgaggggctggagaggtggctcagtgggtgagagcgCTAGCTGCTCTTTGGTTACAAGCATCCCGTCAGTGCCTCACAACgccctgcaactccagttccagggcatctgatgccctcttacgGCCTCTCCAGGTACCAACTTGTACAGCGTATACAAtcacaagcaagcaaaacactcaagcTTGAGCTAGGGAGCTGACTTGGCCGACACCTGAAATGCCGGCGCTGAGGAAGCAAACGCTGAGGGTCCTTGGGGCTAGACGGTCAGCCAATGCAGCTGAGTCAGTGAGCCCATGTTCAGcaatagaccttgtctcaagaaataagatCACTCAACcactggcctccacgggcacgcacaggcacacacacaggcgcacccACAGGCACCCGCACAAGTGCACGCACAGATGGACACACAGaagtac from Acomys russatus chromosome 29, mAcoRus1.1, whole genome shotgun sequence encodes the following:
- the Prxl2b gene encoding prostamide/prostaglandin F synthase, with the protein product MGGARRLLLTEGASVGPRVGIAEQTGTEEAMSALDLGRVGACVLKHAVTGEAVELRSLWQDKACVVAGLRRFGCMVCRWIAQDLSNLRGFLDQHDVRLVGVGPETLGLQEFLDGGYFSGELYLDESKQFYKELGFKRYNSLSILPAALGKPVRDVASKAKAAGIQGNLSGDLLQSGGLLVVSKGGDKVLLHFIQKSPGDYVPQEDILQALGISAEVCSSKPPQCDEEVCGR